One window of the Janthinobacterium sp. PAMC25594 genome contains the following:
- a CDS encoding P-II family nitrogen regulator, with protein MKMITAIIKPFKLDEVREALSAINVQGITVTEVKGFGRQKGHTELYRGAEYVVDFLPKTKIEAAVDDAIVDQAIEAIEGAARTGKIGDGKIFVYNLEQVIRIRTGETGNEAL; from the coding sequence ATGAAAATGATTACCGCAATCATTAAACCGTTCAAACTGGACGAAGTACGCGAAGCCTTGTCGGCTATTAATGTGCAAGGCATTACCGTCACCGAAGTCAAAGGCTTCGGCCGCCAGAAAGGTCACACGGAACTCTACCGTGGGGCTGAGTATGTCGTCGATTTTTTGCCAAAAACCAAGATTGAAGCGGCCGTCGACGACGCCATTGTCGACCAGGCCATCGAAGCGATCGAAGGTGCCGCGCGTACCGGTAAAATCGGCGATGGCAAGATTTTCGTCTACAACCTGGAACAGGTCATCCGCATCCGTACCGGTGAAACCGGCAACGAAGCGCTCTAA
- a CDS encoding TorF family putative porin, producing MKNLSKNMTLAAALTLAMTALCGSAMAQDAVAAPAAAEAVPDNVVSYNVALTSDYRYRGVSQSRLNPAVSGGADYTHNPTGLYVGTWLSSIKWIKDGGGDTSLEWDIYAGKRGEISKDFTYDVGGLYYFYPSNGLSTNANTFELYGQLGYGPAYIKYSHSTTNLFGVADSKNSGYLDVGANIDMYEGYLLNLHVGRQKVAHNDSLSYNDYKIGVTKDFGVVTVALAAVKANITSLAPNGKNLAKSGLVLTVSKTF from the coding sequence ATGAAGAATCTGTCCAAGAACATGACTTTAGCAGCAGCGTTGACGCTGGCCATGACCGCCTTGTGCGGTAGCGCCATGGCCCAGGATGCAGTGGCAGCACCTGCTGCGGCCGAAGCCGTACCTGATAACGTGGTGAGCTACAACGTGGCGCTGACCAGCGATTACCGTTACCGCGGTGTGTCGCAAAGCCGCCTGAACCCGGCCGTCAGCGGCGGTGCCGACTATACCCACAATCCGACGGGCCTGTATGTCGGCACCTGGCTGTCGAGCATCAAATGGATCAAGGATGGCGGCGGCGATACCAGCCTGGAATGGGATATCTATGCCGGCAAGCGTGGCGAGATCAGCAAGGATTTCACCTATGACGTGGGCGGCCTGTATTACTTCTACCCATCGAATGGGCTGAGCACGAATGCCAACACCTTCGAGCTGTATGGTCAGCTTGGCTATGGTCCGGCCTACATCAAGTACTCGCACTCGACGACCAATCTGTTTGGTGTCGCCGACAGCAAGAACAGCGGCTACCTCGATGTGGGCGCGAATATCGATATGTACGAAGGTTATCTGCTGAACCTGCATGTGGGCCGCCAGAAGGTCGCACATAACGATTCCCTCAGCTACAACGATTACAAGATCGGCGTGACCAAGGATTTCGGCGTGGTGACCGTGGCTCTGGCCGCCGTCAAGGCCAACATCACGTCGCTGGCACCGAATGGCAAGAACCTGGCGAAATCCGGTCTCGTGCTGACCGTGTCCAAAACCTTTTAA
- a CDS encoding accessory factor UbiK family protein, protein MDMNTFFNDLQGKIHQAIENSPAKDIEKNVKSMMTQGFARLDLVTREEFDIQAQVLAKTRAKLDALELRLIELETRLNEAKA, encoded by the coding sequence ATGGACATGAATACCTTCTTTAACGACTTGCAAGGCAAGATTCACCAGGCCATCGAGAACTCGCCGGCCAAGGATATCGAGAAAAACGTGAAATCGATGATGACCCAGGGCTTCGCCCGCCTCGATCTCGTCACGCGCGAGGAATTCGATATCCAGGCGCAAGTGCTGGCCAAGACCCGCGCCAAGCTCGATGCACTGGAATTGCGCCTGATCGAACTGGAAACGCGCCTGAACGAAGCAAAGGCATAA
- a CDS encoding recombinase family protein, which yields MEQQAGFQDQIAKLIDSGCDKIFSEQVSATDMTARKEWASMMKGLKSGDVVTITKIDRAARSIADMVGITKALAEIGASIKILDMNIDTTTPTGALMLNIFSSVAQFEKDMMLERQRVGIAAAKLADKGKPLAERTYKGAAPTARAKAGEVMALLADGTRTKAQVAKSLNIGVASLYRILKDAK from the coding sequence TTGGAACAACAGGCCGGCTTTCAGGATCAGATAGCAAAGTTGATAGACAGCGGTTGCGACAAGATCTTTTCCGAACAGGTCAGCGCCACAGACATGACAGCCAGAAAAGAATGGGCCTCAATGATGAAGGGCTTGAAGTCGGGCGATGTTGTCACGATCACCAAAATCGACAGGGCAGCAAGATCCATAGCCGACATGGTGGGGATCACAAAGGCTCTAGCCGAAATTGGAGCGTCAATCAAGATCCTTGATATGAACATTGATACCACGACGCCCACAGGCGCGCTAATGCTGAATATCTTTTCATCGGTTGCACAATTTGAAAAAGACATGATGCTTGAGCGCCAGCGTGTCGGCATCGCAGCGGCCAAGTTAGCCGACAAGGGCAAGCCGTTAGCCGAACGGACGTACAAAGGCGCAGCCCCAACAGCTAGAGCCAAAGCCGGTGAGGTAATGGCTTTGCTTGCAGACGGCACAAGAACAAAAGCTCAGGTAGCAAAGAGTTTGAACATTGGTGTAGCCTCCCTGTATCGCATATTGAAAGATGCAAAATGA
- a CDS encoding GIY-YIG nuclease family protein produces the protein MLQTAKQGFVYVLMNQSLPGCVKIGRTTRDCAARAAELSSATGVPTPFLVAFEAYFENCHEAETYIHTLLESEGVRLASNREFFSITASQAIKAVIQAQGRLGVASTDTSTDCTPSAQSNDALDISSASASQPWEKLLEEGHDYLYGNDEKLEDEEKAIALFKTAAKLGSGQAYVRLGECYQGTVGLDWIKRGADGGHPECWLFLAAIFNGEDFRFNDIPINFDNSRKAYCKFFDIVDVAKSEDRQLFFSLEKYLKLIDGKQNQFDVNAMQKFLPKFLSLINETTNVDEKLEKNNQLTALCKKYL, from the coding sequence ATGCTGCAAACGGCAAAGCAAGGCTTCGTTTACGTTTTGATGAATCAGTCACTACCGGGTTGCGTGAAGATTGGACGAACTACTAGAGACTGCGCGGCACGAGCAGCGGAATTGTCATCAGCTACTGGCGTGCCAACCCCATTTTTGGTCGCATTCGAGGCATACTTTGAAAATTGCCATGAGGCAGAAACTTATATTCACACCTTGCTTGAGTCAGAAGGTGTAAGGCTTGCATCAAATCGTGAATTTTTTTCAATTACCGCATCGCAGGCCATTAAGGCAGTGATTCAGGCACAAGGCAGATTGGGAGTGGCTTCCACAGACACATCTACGGACTGCACTCCAAGCGCGCAAAGTAACGATGCTCTTGATATAAGTTCAGCGTCGGCTAGCCAGCCGTGGGAAAAATTACTTGAAGAAGGTCACGACTATTTGTATGGGAACGACGAAAAGTTGGAAGATGAAGAAAAAGCCATAGCACTATTCAAAACCGCAGCCAAACTTGGCTCCGGGCAAGCATATGTGCGCTTGGGCGAATGCTATCAAGGCACTGTGGGATTGGATTGGATCAAGCGTGGAGCAGATGGAGGGCACCCAGAGTGCTGGCTTTTCCTAGCTGCCATATTTAACGGCGAAGACTTTCGATTTAATGATATCCCTATCAATTTTGACAATTCCAGAAAAGCATATTGCAAATTTTTCGACATTGTTGATGTTGCAAAATCCGAAGATAGACAATTGTTTTTTTCTCTTGAGAAATATCTGAAGCTAATTGACGGGAAGCAGAATCAATTTGATGTCAATGCAATGCAGAAATTTCTACCAAAATTTCTTAGTCTTATTAATGAAACGACAAATGTTGATGAGAAATTAGAGAAAAATAATCAGTTAACCGCGCTTTGCAAGAAATACTTGTAA
- a CDS encoding recombinase family protein, whose protein sequence is MSDALSTYIANCKAPKAVAKVKEIVKYILLGFRKGYSSSHLASQLNKVGIYTLMGKKWTANSVQIQALKMCRFDHDSSLAWGFAQAMKSGEATRADLDLLLARTR, encoded by the coding sequence ATGTCAGACGCACTCAGCACGTATATTGCCAATTGCAAGGCACCGAAGGCCGTAGCAAAAGTTAAAGAAATTGTGAAGTACATCCTGTTAGGCTTTCGGAAGGGCTACAGTAGCTCGCACTTAGCCAGCCAGCTTAACAAGGTAGGTATCTATACATTGATGGGCAAGAAATGGACTGCAAACTCTGTGCAGATTCAAGCCCTTAAAATGTGTCGGTTCGACCATGACAGTTCCCTTGCATGGGGATTTGCTCAGGCCATGAAATCAGGCGAGGCCACACGAGCAGACCTCGATCTATTGCTTGCACGAACTCGGTAG
- a CDS encoding recombinase family protein produces MNTLQPKAYSYIRFSSAAQSSGDSLRRQTIDAQAYAAEHKLTLDTTLSIRDLGVSAFKGKNFVEGALGQFIIAVDEGIVEKGSFLLVEHLDRLSRLPVMDALHIFQEIIRRDICIVTLRDRIAYSKENLNENWTTLIIALATMSGANEASAIKSDRVGKAWKNKKEKARENLTPIGDNAPLWLKYVSMPRPAYIINQVNVDIVRRIFDLTIKGYGKTLILKALNNELIPSFNDKSWGTSSIKKILSNRAVLGEYQPFTGHGKERKPVGEPIQGYFPVIITEDMFYQAQQATASRRIAGATKQTERFNVWQGVSRCLQCASALHLVNKGKAPKGNTYLHCANARKGLCKAKAIRLDRSELVFKQILAKVDSLSLIQDSSANISKQITAIEGRLSIENGKQAEYKAALKARYSATLDDLVYECEQVISTLSQEKEALLIDLASEAITNKDDFFAKLDEGGILTSYEGRYRANALLKRLKINVAIERNSSTTDYILSKGDKKVLGIVHHSSGKIDSLAFTADLLDKVKAQDFDGSIQSSIDMLITEITTELVLNRERCDGAALDERIGEMLKRIDVGIAVDSEEFQRIRDIIKNSQMHAINKLVASVDELERRIEDGGL; encoded by the coding sequence ATGAACACATTACAGCCCAAAGCATATTCGTACATCAGGTTCAGCAGTGCCGCCCAATCAAGCGGGGATTCGCTACGCCGACAGACCATAGACGCCCAAGCCTATGCGGCAGAACACAAACTAACGCTCGACACGACACTAAGCATTCGTGATCTTGGTGTGTCAGCATTCAAGGGAAAGAACTTTGTAGAGGGCGCGTTAGGTCAGTTCATTATCGCCGTGGACGAAGGTATAGTCGAAAAAGGTTCCTTCCTATTGGTGGAACACTTAGACCGCCTCTCCAGGCTACCTGTAATGGATGCACTTCATATTTTTCAGGAGATTATCCGGAGGGACATTTGTATCGTTACTCTACGAGATCGGATTGCCTATAGCAAAGAAAACCTTAACGAAAATTGGACAACTTTAATAATTGCATTGGCTACAATGTCCGGCGCAAATGAAGCAAGTGCAATTAAGTCTGATAGAGTTGGGAAGGCTTGGAAGAATAAAAAAGAAAAGGCAAGGGAAAATCTAACTCCGATTGGTGACAATGCACCATTATGGCTTAAGTATGTATCAATGCCAAGACCAGCATACATAATTAACCAAGTAAATGTTGATATAGTGCGTAGGATTTTTGACCTTACTATCAAAGGTTACGGTAAGACTCTTATTCTCAAGGCGCTTAATAATGAATTAATACCTTCATTCAATGATAAGAGTTGGGGAACATCGTCAATTAAAAAGATACTATCAAATCGTGCCGTACTTGGTGAATATCAGCCTTTCACTGGACACGGTAAAGAGCGCAAGCCAGTAGGTGAACCGATACAGGGTTACTTTCCAGTTATCATAACTGAAGACATGTTCTACCAAGCACAGCAAGCCACGGCATCACGCCGCATTGCTGGCGCTACAAAGCAAACAGAACGGTTCAATGTTTGGCAAGGGGTATCACGTTGCTTACAGTGCGCCTCAGCCCTTCACCTTGTCAACAAAGGTAAGGCACCAAAGGGGAATACCTATCTGCACTGTGCAAACGCCCGCAAGGGGCTATGTAAGGCGAAGGCGATACGGTTGGATCGATCAGAACTCGTATTCAAGCAGATACTAGCAAAGGTAGACAGCCTATCTTTGATACAGGACAGCAGCGCCAACATAAGCAAGCAGATAACAGCGATTGAGGGCCGGTTATCAATAGAGAATGGGAAGCAAGCAGAATACAAGGCCGCGTTAAAGGCTCGGTATTCGGCAACACTTGATGACTTGGTGTATGAATGTGAACAAGTTATTAGTACACTCAGCCAAGAGAAAGAAGCCTTGTTGATAGACTTGGCCTCGGAGGCTATAACCAATAAAGACGATTTCTTTGCTAAGTTAGATGAAGGCGGTATTCTAACCAGCTATGAGGGACGCTATCGTGCGAACGCCCTATTAAAGCGTCTCAAGATTAATGTTGCCATTGAACGCAATAGTAGTACGACTGATTACATTCTATCTAAGGGAGATAAGAAGGTATTAGGTATTGTCCACCATTCAAGCGGCAAGATTGATTCTCTGGCCTTCACAGCTGACCTGCTAGACAAGGTGAAAGCGCAAGACTTCGACGGCTCAATTCAATCTTCAATTGATATGCTCATTACAGAAATTACTACAGAATTAGTACTTAATAGAGAGCGCTGTGACGGTGCCGCACTTGATGAGAGAATAGGGGAAATGCTCAAACGTATTGATGTTGGAATAGCCGTTGATAGTGAAGAATTTCAACGTATCAGAGACATAATAAAAAACAGTCAAATGCATGCAATCAATAAGCTTGTAGCTTCCGTGGATGAGTTGGAACGCCGGATAGAAGATGGTGGGTTATAG